In 'Nostoc azollae' 0708, the following are encoded in one genomic region:
- a CDS encoding general stress protein, giving the protein MITQEAKRGLGVFAKTQELEQAIKQLKASGYPMEKVSIIGKDIKHNSSLGEAQTSHQIGNQDVNTTVGVGDTLTSTTWANLLIGLSGLAIPSLGAILAAGSVGVALVASIAGVTVGVTANENLVRSLKDLGIPEDRARMYSDHLQQSYYLIILDGTDTEIDCAEAILGQEGIQNWGVFNSLATPRVR; this is encoded by the coding sequence ATGATCACTCAAGAAGCTAAACGTGGATTAGGAGTATTTGCTAAAACCCAAGAATTAGAACAAGCAATTAAGCAATTAAAAGCTTCCGGCTATCCGATGGAGAAAGTTTCCATTATTGGCAAAGATATAAAACATAATAGTAGCCTTGGGGAAGCACAAACAAGTCATCAAATTGGTAATCAAGATGTTAATACTACGGTTGGAGTGGGAGATACACTGACTTCAACTACCTGGGCTAATTTGTTAATTGGACTGAGTGGACTAGCTATACCGAGTTTAGGAGCGATACTGGCAGCAGGTTCTGTAGGTGTAGCCTTGGTGGCTAGTATTGCAGGTGTGACTGTGGGAGTAACCGCAAATGAGAATTTAGTCAGGTCTTTAAAGGATTTAGGTATTCCCGAAGACAGAGCAAGAATGTATAGCGATCACCTCCAGCAAAGTTATTATTTAATTATTCTTGATGGTACAGACACAGAAATCGATTGTGCTGAAGCAATATTAGGTCAGGAAGGTATCCAAAATTGGGGTGTTTTTAATTCTCTAGCAACTCCAAGAGTACGGTGA
- the ndhI gene encoding NAD(P)H-quinone oxidoreductase subunit I — translation MFKFLQHIGDYVQNSVQAIQYIGQGLSVTFDHMNRRPITVQYPYEKLIPSERFRGRIHFEFDKCISCEVCVRVCPINLPVVDWEFDQETKKKKLNHYSIDFGVCIFCGNCVEFCPTNCISFTEEYDLCTYDRHELNLDNVAMGRLPYKVTDDPMVTPLRELVYLPKGSLDPHGIPVDAHRAGLFPVEILEQAGEDSKDVNHESISNV, via the coding sequence ATGTTTAAATTTCTTCAACACATTGGTGATTATGTCCAAAATAGCGTGCAAGCCATTCAATACATTGGACAAGGGCTATCGGTGACTTTTGACCACATGAACCGTCGTCCCATAACTGTTCAATATCCTTACGAAAAACTCATTCCTTCAGAACGCTTCCGAGGCAGAATTCATTTTGAATTTGATAAATGTATTTCTTGTGAAGTATGTGTTCGGGTTTGTCCCATCAACCTGCCGGTAGTAGATTGGGAATTTGACCAAGAAACTAAGAAGAAAAAACTCAATCATTACAGCATTGATTTTGGTGTTTGTATTTTCTGCGGTAACTGTGTGGAATTCTGCCCAACTAACTGCATTTCATTTACTGAAGAATATGACCTTTGTACTTATGACCGCCACGAGTTGAATCTTGATAATGTGGCAATGGGAAGATTACCTTATAAAGTCACCGATGACCCAATGGTGACACCTTTAAGAGAATTAGTTTACTTGCCTAAAGGCAGTTTAGATCCTCATGGAATTCCTGTTGATGCTCATCGTGCAGGTTTATTTCCTGTGGAGATTTTAGAGCAAGCTGGAGAAGATAGTAAAGATGTTAATCATGAGAGCATCTCAAATGTGTAG
- a CDS encoding SDR family oxidoreductase: MGLTKSLAREAAMYRVRVHAVAPGFIESDMLNPISEKVKQRILWEIPLSRFGKPEEVACLGCTLSPLTLSQ; this comes from the coding sequence ATAGGCTTAACTAAATCCTTAGCCAGAGAAGCAGCCATGTATCGAGTGCGGGTACATGCAGTAGCACCGGGATTCATTGAAAGCGATATGCTTAACCCCATTTCCGAGAAGGTGAAACAACGGATTTTATGGGAAATTCCCCTATCACGCTTTGGTAAACCCGAAGAAGTCGCTTGCTTGGGCTGTACCCTTTCTCCTCTCACCCTTAGCCAGTAG
- a CDS encoding IS66 family transposase, whose product MLGDETPWIVKGVKQWLCIFANSDFPLFHGSDTPCPGELESIVGSSYSGVLSSDDFTAYNGYPVTAQQKCQAHLPYPITSRY is encoded by the coding sequence ATCCTTGGGGATGAAACACCCTGGATAGTCAAAGGGGTGAAACAATGGTTATGCATTTTTGCCAATAGTGACTTCCCTTTATTTCATGGGTCTGATACTCCTTGTCCTGGCGAATTAGAATCCATTGTGGGTTCAAGTTACTCTGGTGTACTCAGTTCTGATGACTTTACTGCCTATAACGGTTATCCGGTGACAGCTCAACAGAAATGTCAGGCACATCTACCCTACCCCATCACTTCAAGATACTAA
- a CDS encoding DUF427 domain-containing protein, producing the protein MKATWNGAILAESNKTVVVEGNHYFPADTINKQYFRDSDTHTTCFWKGVASYYNIEVDGQVNKDAAWYYPSTKEKAKNIEGYIGFWKGVKVEA; encoded by the coding sequence ATGAAAGCAACTTGGAACGGTGCTATTTTAGCCGAAAGCAACAAAACCGTAGTGGTAGAAGGAAATCATTACTTTCCTGCTGACACCATTAACAAACAATATTTTAGAGACAGTGATACTCACACCACTTGTTTTTGGAAAGGAGTTGCTAGTTACTACAACATAGAAGTAGATGGACAAGTCAACAAAGATGCAGCTTGGTACTATCCCAGCACCAAAGAGAAAGCCAAAAATATAGAAGGTTATATCGGCTTCTGGAAAGGCGTGAAAGTGGAAGCTTAG
- a CDS encoding DUF29 family protein, with product MLLKEDLTESPSLKKYFSEVFSECYQDARKQTSLETGLSLDSFPIDSPFTTDESLNQDYLPKLDSYLLFLICVFASLLLCAK from the coding sequence ATTCTGCTGAAAGAAGATTTAACCGAAAGTCCAAGTTTAAAAAAATACTTCTCTGAGGTATTTAGCGAATGTTATCAAGATGCGAGAAAACAAACATCCTTAGAAACTGGATTATCACTTGATAGTTTTCCTATAGACTCTCCATTTACTACAGATGAAAGCTTAAATCAAGATTATTTACCAAAACTTGATTCTTATCTTCTCTTCTTGATTTGTGTCTTTGCTTCTCTGCTCCTTTGCGCGAAATAA
- a CDS encoding D-alanine--D-alanine ligase family protein — translation MSKLRVGLLFGGRSGEHEVSIISARGIANALSAEENSHKYEIMPFYIQKDGFWQAGEVAQQVLTSGVAKEHPGNRANLWQFPPQTAEIDLWFPILHGPNGEDGTIQALLTLMQVPFVGSGVLGSATGMDKIAMKTAFAQAGLPQVKYKALTRAQIWSNPCVFPKLCDEIEATLGYPYFVKPANLGSSVGIAKVQSRQELEAALDNAATYDRRIIVEAGVVAREVECAVLGNDNPKASVIGEITFDSDFYDYETKYTQGKADLFIPAHLPESAVQQIQEKALQAFTAVDAAGLARVDFFYVEATGEILINEINTLPGFTSTSMYPQLWANTGISFPKLVDQLIQLAMERHSN, via the coding sequence ATGTCTAAACTGCGGGTGGGGTTGCTGTTTGGCGGACGTTCTGGAGAACATGAAGTTTCAATAATTTCCGCAAGGGGGATCGCAAATGCTTTAAGTGCAGAAGAAAATAGTCATAAGTATGAAATTATGCCATTCTACATCCAAAAAGATGGGTTTTGGCAAGCTGGTGAAGTTGCACAGCAAGTTTTAACATCAGGTGTAGCTAAAGAACATCCAGGCAATAGAGCTAATTTATGGCAGTTTCCACCGCAAACAGCAGAAATTGATCTTTGGTTTCCAATTCTCCACGGTCCAAACGGTGAAGATGGGACCATTCAAGCCTTACTAACTTTGATGCAAGTTCCCTTTGTTGGTTCTGGGGTGTTAGGTTCAGCAACGGGAATGGATAAAATCGCTATGAAGACTGCTTTTGCTCAAGCAGGACTACCCCAGGTAAAATATAAAGCATTAACTAGGGCGCAGATTTGGTCCAATCCTTGTGTATTCCCAAAATTGTGTGATGAAATAGAAGCAACATTAGGCTATCCCTATTTTGTTAAACCTGCTAATCTGGGTTCATCGGTAGGTATTGCCAAAGTGCAATCGCGCCAAGAATTAGAAGCAGCTTTAGATAATGCCGCAACCTATGATAGACGCATCATTGTTGAAGCCGGAGTGGTCGCTAGAGAAGTAGAATGTGCCGTTTTAGGTAACGATAACCCCAAAGCCTCAGTTATTGGTGAAATTACTTTTGATAGCGATTTTTACGATTACGAAACTAAATATACCCAAGGTAAAGCTGATTTATTTATTCCTGCACATCTGCCAGAATCAGCTGTTCAACAAATTCAAGAAAAAGCACTACAAGCATTTACAGCCGTTGATGCCGCTGGTTTAGCCCGGGTAGACTTTTTCTATGTAGAAGCTACCGGAGAAATCTTAATCAACGAAATTAACACCTTACCAGGATTTACATCCACCAGTATGTATCCTCAACTTTGGGCAAATACTGGTATTTCTTTTCCTAAATTAGTAGACCAATTAATTCAACTAGCAATGGAAAGACATTCTAATTAG
- a CDS encoding IS630 family transposase, with protein MAELQGFIDERPDAREVRKALALKLVYQSYKYEEIQTILDISVGSITTWKQAYEKDGILGLRLKHKGRKSHLNTRQREEVLAWLQTKECWELGELEYKLAFEYDVLYESKRSYYDLFDAAGISWKKTSSANPKANEEAVAAKKEISSLLASRREDIEAGLLRVLLLDEYHLLWGDSIGYVWGRTDQEISIPISKERDKQTYYGAVDYLGKNLLLKTYDTANSKNTIDYLSYLLEESPNQQLLIFWDGASYHRSKEIQNFLASINQGLPLEQWKIYCVRFAPNCPSQNPIEDVWLQPKAWLRRFCALIPTFSHLKWIFEWLIQNTTFDFPSLQMYGAFS; from the coding sequence ATTGCAGAACTACAAGGATTTATAGATGAGCGTCCAGATGCAAGGGAAGTAAGAAAAGCATTGGCACTGAAGCTGGTTTATCAAAGCTACAAGTATGAGGAAATTCAAACAATTTTAGATATTTCAGTTGGTTCAATAACAACATGGAAACAAGCCTATGAGAAAGATGGAATTTTAGGACTGCGCCTGAAACACAAAGGGAGAAAAAGCCACTTGAATACTCGACAAAGAGAAGAAGTACTGGCTTGGTTACAAACGAAGGAATGTTGGGAGCTTGGCGAACTTGAGTATAAATTGGCTTTTGAATATGATGTACTTTATGAATCAAAACGTAGTTATTACGACTTGTTTGATGCGGCAGGAATTAGTTGGAAGAAAACATCTTCAGCAAATCCAAAAGCTAATGAAGAAGCAGTTGCCGCAAAAAAAGAGATTTCATCGTTGTTGGCGAGCCGCCGAGAAGATATAGAAGCTGGGCTATTGAGAGTTTTGCTATTAGATGAGTATCATTTACTTTGGGGAGATAGCATTGGATATGTTTGGGGTAGAACTGACCAAGAAATAAGCATTCCAATTAGTAAGGAACGAGATAAACAAACTTATTATGGAGCAGTTGACTATTTAGGTAAAAATTTATTGTTAAAAACCTATGATACAGCTAACTCAAAAAATACTATTGATTATCTCAGCTATTTACTAGAAGAGTCACCTAACCAACAATTACTTATTTTTTGGGATGGAGCTAGTTATCACCGTTCAAAAGAAATTCAAAATTTTTTAGCATCTATTAACCAAGGTTTACCTTTAGAGCAATGGAAAATTTATTGCGTCCGCTTTGCTCCTAACTGTCCCTCTCAAAACCCCATAGAAGATGTTTGGTTGCAACCGAAAGCTTGGCTGCGACGTTTTTGTGCTTTAATCCCAACATTTTCTCATCTTAAGTGGATATTTGAGTGGTTGATTCAAAACACTACCTTTGATTTTCCGTCTCTCCAGATGTACGGGGCATTTTCATAA
- a CDS encoding alpha/beta fold hydrolase, with translation MVDLQEGRSFVSNLLKLGFDVYLIDRGYPGKDERWLTLDKYIHDYINNCVGVISKVHHLAQINLLGICQGGTFSLC, from the coding sequence ATTGTTGATTTACAAGAGGGACGTTCTTTCGTTTCTAATTTGCTCAAACTTGGTTTCGATGTCTACTTAATTGATCGGGGATATCCTGGTAAGGATGAACGCTGGCTGACTTTGGATAAATATATCCATGATTATATCAATAATTGTGTAGGTGTAATATCCAAAGTCCATCATCTTGCACAGATTAATTTATTGGGAATATGTCAAGGTGGAACATTCAGCCTTTGTTAA
- a CDS encoding SDR family NAD(P)-dependent oxidoreductase, producing the protein MAQVAEQVENKPGTIYGIVPNADMTKDNFFPKLTSADWDAVMDSNLKGVYNTLKPIIPKMYDCPSGSVVCISSISGEQGNLAQSN; encoded by the coding sequence ATGGCACAAGTAGCAGAACAGGTAGAAAACAAACCCGGTACAATTTACGGAATTGTCCCTAATGCCGACATGACCAAAGATAACTTTTTTCCCAAGCTAACAAGTGCAGACTGGGATGCAGTTATGGATAGCAACTTAAAAGGAGTCTATAATACCCTCAAACCAATTATCCCCAAAATGTACGATTGCCCTTCTGGTTCAGTAGTTTGTATTTCCTCAATTTCCGGCGAACAAGGCAACCTCGCTCAGTCAAACTAA
- a CDS encoding elongation factor G — MNENVKSGSRNVAIVGPYLSGKTTLLESLLFVTGGISRKGNVKDGNTVGDSANEARDRRMSVEVSAACTEYENTRFTFIDCPGSLEFAQETYNALIGVDAAIVVCEPIRDRVLTLAPLFKFLDDWEIPHIVFVNKMDRANIHVLETLEALKAVSSRPLVAHQYPIMQGEQLTGFIDMVSEQAYQYHAGAPADSIPFPEELKAEEHIARAEMLEALANFDDHLLEELLEDIEPPQEEILKDLKLELGADLVVPVFFGVAEQDFGVRPLLEALLREAPEPETTMERRLKTISDTPLAQVLKTFYTPQGGKLSLVRVWQGTLTDGIVLNGVRAGGLYRLMGQQQQQINQPVAGEIVAISRLEGIKTGETISTNSHLKELPKAEKLEPVFALAITPEKRNDEVKLSAALSKLLEEDCSLAWEQHGDTHEVILWGQGEIHLQVALDRLRRKYNLPMSTHLPQVPYKETIRKPVNSVHGRYKHQSGGHGQFGDVFLDIQPLPRGEGFNFKEKIVGGVVPRQYIPCVEMGVREFLTHGPLGYPMVDVAVTLTNGSYHTVDSSEQAFKQAARLAMQTGIPQAQPTLLEPILKVDVNTPSEFTSKVLQLLSGKRGQVLGYEGRQDWPAWDNVSAYLPQGEMQNFIVELRSLTLGVGSFHWEEDHLQEVPEKLAERILTTNGGNGK; from the coding sequence ATGAACGAAAACGTAAAATCCGGTTCACGGAATGTGGCAATTGTTGGACCATATTTAAGTGGAAAAACCACATTACTAGAAAGTTTGTTATTTGTCACCGGAGGGATTTCTCGCAAAGGTAACGTTAAAGATGGTAACACAGTCGGAGATAGCGCCAACGAAGCACGGGACAGACGCATGAGTGTGGAGGTATCTGCAGCTTGTACGGAATATGAAAATACACGCTTCACATTTATAGATTGTCCCGGTTCTTTAGAATTTGCCCAAGAAACATACAATGCTTTAATCGGAGTTGATGCCGCAATTGTCGTTTGCGAACCAATCCGCGACCGAGTTCTTACCCTGGCACCATTATTTAAATTCCTTGATGATTGGGAAATTCCCCATATCGTCTTTGTGAACAAAATGGATAGGGCAAATATTCATGTTTTAGAAACATTAGAAGCCCTAAAAGCAGTTTCCAGCCGTCCTTTAGTTGCTCACCAATACCCAATTATGCAAGGGGAACAACTGACAGGATTTATTGATATGGTAAGTGAACAAGCTTACCAATATCATGCCGGCGCACCTGCTGATTCTATACCTTTTCCAGAAGAATTAAAAGCAGAAGAACATATAGCTAGAGCAGAAATGTTAGAAGCTTTGGCAAATTTTGATGATCATTTACTCGAAGAACTTTTAGAAGACATCGAACCACCCCAAGAGGAAATTCTCAAAGATTTAAAACTAGAATTAGGTGCAGACTTAGTTGTACCTGTTTTCTTTGGTGTGGCGGAACAAGATTTTGGTGTTAGACCTTTATTAGAAGCACTACTGCGGGAAGCACCAGAACCAGAAACGACAATGGAACGGCGCTTAAAAACAATCAGCGATACTCCTTTAGCGCAAGTTCTCAAAACTTTCTACACTCCCCAAGGTGGTAAACTTTCTCTGGTGCGAGTATGGCAAGGAACATTAACTGATGGTATAGTTTTAAATGGCGTGCGTGCTGGTGGTCTTTACCGCTTAATGGGACAACAACAACAGCAAATTAATCAACCTGTGGCTGGGGAAATTGTCGCTATAAGTCGGTTGGAAGGAATTAAAACTGGGGAGACAATTTCAACAAATTCCCATTTGAAAGAATTACCAAAAGCAGAAAAATTAGAACCAGTTTTTGCTTTAGCAATTACACCAGAAAAACGCAATGATGAGGTAAAACTGAGTGCAGCTCTTAGCAAATTATTAGAAGAAGATTGTTCTCTGGCTTGGGAACAACACGGTGATACTCATGAAGTGATACTTTGGGGACAAGGGGAAATACATTTGCAAGTTGCATTAGATAGGTTGCGTCGCAAATATAATTTACCAATGTCTACTCATCTTCCCCAAGTTCCTTATAAAGAAACGATTCGCAAACCTGTCAATTCAGTTCATGGACGTTATAAACACCAAAGTGGTGGACATGGACAATTTGGGGATGTGTTCTTAGATATTCAACCTTTACCCAGGGGAGAAGGTTTCAATTTTAAGGAAAAAATTGTGGGTGGTGTTGTTCCTAGACAATATATTCCTTGTGTAGAAATGGGAGTGAGGGAATTTCTCACACATGGACCTTTAGGTTACCCAATGGTGGATGTAGCAGTGACATTAACCAATGGTTCTTATCATACCGTTGATAGTTCGGAACAAGCTTTTAAACAAGCTGCACGTCTAGCAATGCAGACGGGGATACCCCAAGCGCAACCTACGCTGTTAGAACCGATTTTAAAGGTAGATGTGAATACTCCCAGTGAGTTTACTTCTAAGGTTCTGCAGCTTTTGAGTGGTAAACGTGGGCAGGTTTTGGGTTATGAGGGTAGACAAGATTGGCCAGCTTGGGATAATGTTTCTGCATATTTACCCCAAGGGGAAATGCAGAATTTTATTGTAGAATTGCGATCGCTCACTTTAGGCGTTGGTTCTTTCCATTGGGAAGAAGATCATCTGCAAGAAGTACCAGAAAAGCTTGCTGAACGAATTCTCACTACTAATGGTGGTAATGGTAAATAG
- a CDS encoding DUF4058 family protein: MKNYLKIAVASPPVQPITVNIPIPEEIRESYLEVREVVTAEVITVLELLLPNNKRAGQGRNTYQTKRQQILGGSTHLVEIDLLPGGEYIPILDNEIKSDYRILVNRSQLRPRAELYPFNLQESIPAFFSPLKKGDIEPLVDLQDVIQDFFDRAGFDLAIGYNCEPVPPIQETDIIWVNELLKAHGLR; this comes from the coding sequence ATCAAGAATTATCTAAAGATTGCTGTTGCTTCTCCACCTGTTCAACCCATAACAGTAAACATTCCCATTCCTGAGGAAATTAGAGAAAGTTATTTAGAAGTCAGAGAAGTTGTGACAGCAGAAGTTATCACAGTCCTTGAACTGCTTTTACCTAACAATAAACGTGCGGGACAAGGAAGAAACACATATCAAACTAAGCGTCAACAAATATTAGGAGGTTCTACACATTTAGTAGAAATAGATTTATTACCTGGTGGTGAATATATACCGATATTAGATAATGAAATTAAATCAGATTATCGAATTTTAGTTAATCGTAGTCAATTACGTCCTAGAGCAGAATTATATCCTTTTAATTTACAAGAATCAATTCCTGCTTTTTTCTCACCTCTGAAAAAAGGAGATATAGAACCTTTAGTAGATTTACAAGATGTGATTCAAGATTTTTTTGATCGTGCTGGTTTTGATTTAGCTATAGGTTATAACTGTGAACCTGTGCCACCAATTCAAGAAACGGATATTATTTGGGTGAATGAGTTGTTAAAAGCCCATGGTTTGCGGTAG
- the psaB gene encoding photosystem I core protein PsaB, with protein MAKRYPKFSQDLAQDPTTRRIWYASAQANDFEVHDDITEENLYQKIFATHFGHVAIIFLWASSLLFHVAWQGNFEQWIRDPLHIRPIAHAIWDPHFGKPAIEAFSQGGANYPVNIAYSGVYHWWYTIGMRTNQELYIGSLGFLLLAALFLFAGWLHLQPKFRPSLTWFKSAEPRLNHHLAGLFGVSALAWTGHLIHVAIPASRGIHVGWDNFLTTLPHPAGLTPFWTGNWGVYAQNPDTAGHIFGTSQGSGTAILTFLGGFHPETDSLWLTDIAHHHLAIAVVFIIAGHMYRTNFGIGHSIKEMLNARSFFGIHTEGQFNLPHQGLYDTYNNSLHFQLSIHLAALGTVTSLVAQHMYSLPPYAFMAKDYTTQAALYTHHQYIAGFLMIGAFAHAGIFWVRDYDPEQNKDNVLDRVLQHKEAIISHLSWVSLFLGFHTLGLYVHNDVLVAFGTPEKQILIEPVFAQFIQAAHGKLLYGMDALLSNPNSIAFTAWPNHANVWLPGWLDAINSGTNSLFLTIGPGDFLVHHAIALGLHTTTLICVKGALDARGTKLFPDKKDFGFNFPCDGPGRGGSCQTSSWQQTFFLAFFWMLNLLGWVTFYWHWKHLGIWQGNVAQFNENSTYLMGWFRDYLWANSAQLINGYNPFGTSNLSVWAWMFLFGHLVWATGFMFLISWRGYWQELIETLVWAHERTPLANLVYWKDKPVAMSIVQGWLVGLVHFTVGYVLTYAAFLIASTAGKLA; from the coding sequence ATGGCAAAAAGATATCCAAAGTTTAGCCAGGATCTGGCACAAGATCCAACGACGCGGCGGATCTGGTATGCGAGCGCTCAAGCTAATGATTTTGAAGTCCATGATGACATAACTGAAGAGAATCTTTACCAAAAGATTTTTGCCACCCATTTTGGTCATGTGGCAATCATTTTTCTCTGGGCTTCTAGTCTTTTATTTCATGTTGCTTGGCAGGGTAATTTTGAACAGTGGATTAGAGATCCGCTGCATATTCGCCCTATTGCCCATGCAATTTGGGACCCTCATTTCGGTAAACCTGCCATAGAAGCTTTTAGTCAAGGTGGTGCAAACTACCCCGTTAACATTGCTTATTCTGGTGTCTACCATTGGTGGTACACTATTGGGATGCGAACAAACCAAGAATTGTATATTGGTTCTCTGGGGTTCTTGTTGTTAGCAGCACTGTTTTTGTTTGCTGGTTGGTTACATCTGCAACCTAAGTTTCGTCCTAGTTTGACTTGGTTTAAAAGTGCTGAACCTCGCCTGAATCACCATTTAGCTGGGTTGTTTGGTGTCAGTGCTTTGGCTTGGACTGGCCACTTGATTCACGTTGCTATTCCCGCATCTCGTGGTATTCATGTTGGTTGGGATAACTTTCTGACTACCTTACCTCACCCGGCTGGGTTGACTCCTTTCTGGACGGGTAACTGGGGTGTCTATGCCCAAAATCCAGATACAGCAGGGCATATTTTTGGTACTTCCCAGGGTTCTGGGACGGCAATTTTGACTTTTTTGGGTGGCTTCCATCCAGAAACAGACTCCCTATGGCTGACGGATATAGCTCATCACCATTTAGCGATCGCTGTTGTTTTTATAATCGCCGGTCATATGTACCGCACTAACTTCGGGATTGGTCATAGCATTAAAGAAATGCTCAATGCCAGAAGTTTCTTTGGTATCCACACGGAAGGTCAGTTTAACCTACCCCACCAAGGACTGTACGACACCTATAACAATTCTCTCCACTTCCAGTTGAGTATTCATCTAGCAGCTTTGGGAACTGTGACTTCTTTAGTAGCACAGCATATGTACTCGCTGCCGCCTTATGCTTTTATGGCGAAGGACTACACCACCCAAGCGGCGTTATATACTCACCATCAGTATATTGCTGGCTTCTTGATGATAGGCGCATTTGCCCATGCGGGGATTTTCTGGGTGCGGGACTATGACCCAGAACAAAATAAAGATAATGTGCTGGATAGGGTACTTCAGCACAAAGAAGCGATCATCTCTCACCTAAGTTGGGTGTCTTTGTTTTTGGGATTCCATACACTAGGGTTATATGTTCACAATGACGTTCTAGTTGCCTTTGGCACGCCAGAAAAGCAAATTTTGATTGAGCCCGTATTTGCTCAATTTATCCAAGCTGCTCACGGTAAATTACTGTATGGCATGGATGCTTTGTTATCTAACCCCAATAGTATTGCCTTTACAGCTTGGCCAAACCACGCTAATGTTTGGCTTCCTGGTTGGTTAGATGCGATTAATTCTGGTACTAACTCACTGTTTTTGACCATTGGACCTGGAGATTTTTTGGTTCATCATGCGATCGCACTCGGTTTGCACACCACTACACTAATATGTGTTAAAGGTGCATTAGATGCCCGTGGAACCAAGTTGTTTCCCGACAAGAAAGACTTCGGTTTCAACTTCCCCTGTGATGGTCCTGGTAGAGGTGGTAGTTGTCAAACTTCTTCTTGGCAACAGACCTTTTTCCTCGCGTTTTTCTGGATGTTAAACCTCCTGGGTTGGGTAACATTCTACTGGCACTGGAAGCATTTAGGCATTTGGCAAGGTAACGTTGCCCAGTTCAATGAAAACTCAACATATTTAATGGGTTGGTTTCGTGATTATCTCTGGGCTAACTCAGCACAATTAATCAATGGTTATAACCCCTTTGGTACAAGTAACCTCTCTGTGTGGGCTTGGATGTTCCTGTTTGGACACCTAGTTTGGGCAACAGGTTTCATGTTCCTAATTAGCTGGCGTGGCTATTGGCAAGAGTTGATTGAAACTCTGGTGTGGGCACACGAACGCACCCCCTTAGCAAACTTAGTTTACTGGAAAGATAAACCAGTAGCTATGTCCATCGTCCAAGGTTGGTTAGTGGGTTTAGTTCACTTCACAGTTGGTTATGTCCTCACCTATGCTGCATTCCTCATAGCTTCAACCGCCGGTAAACTTGCATGA
- a CDS encoding EVE domain-containing protein yields the protein MKSEPEVYSITDLQHQRETIWDGVRNYQARNFLLQMELGDLTFFYHFNTSYPGIVGLMPIVKTAIADPTQFEPTSKYYDPKSSPESPRCQTVGVEFVETFSNPILLSTLKEKFSSDELLLVRPGNRLWVMPVLSAVAKKILPISFVTS from the coding sequence ATGAAATCTGAACCGGAAGTTTATAGTATTACTGACCTGCAACATCAGCGTGAGACTATCTGGGACGGTGTGCGTAATTATCAAGCTCGTAACTTTTTACTACAAATGGAGTTAGGGGACTTAACTTTTTTCTACCACTTTAATACTAGTTACCCTGGTATTGTGGGGTTAATGCCTATAGTCAAAACAGCTATTGCTGACCCGACTCAATTTGAGCCAACGAGTAAATATTATGACCCTAAATCAAGTCCCGAATCCCCTCGGTGCCAAACAGTAGGAGTGGAATTTGTTGAGACTTTTTCTAACCCTATCTTGCTATCAACACTCAAAGAAAAATTTAGTTCTGATGAGCTACTTTTGGTCAGACCAGGAAATCGGTTATGGGTGATGCCTGTGTTGTCAGCAGTGGCTAAGAAAATACTACCTATATCATTTGTGACCAGTTAA
- a CDS encoding alpha/beta fold hydrolase, with translation MPTLIMWGINDLVLPNNQAENAVSRLQQGHLALIPNSRHTELFTAELNQFLDSVE, from the coding sequence ATGCCAACTCTAATTATGTGGGGAATCAATGATTTAGTTTTGCCAAATAATCAAGCTGAAAATGCTGTTAGTCGTCTGCAACAAGGACACTTGGCTTTAATACCCAACTCCAGACATACTGAATTATTCACTGCTGAATTAAACCAGTTTCTTGATTCTGTTGAATAA